A part of Desulfatiglans sp. genomic DNA contains:
- a CDS encoding ATP-binding cassette domain-containing protein, which yields MPALEVKNLTKIFENIRAVDNASFKIPEGSIFGLIGRNGAGKTTTIRMLMNIYMPNSGEILFRGRPVDHEFRARVGYLPEERGLYKKMKVLETILYFAELKGKKGKDVTKKAKDYLERFELSDRANSKLEALSKGNQQKVQFISTIIHDPDFIVLDEPFSGLDPINTNLLKDIILEKKREGKVIIFSTHLMDFAERLCDNIAMIDKGKIILNGDLNTIKADFSKNNVKLTYEGDIFFLHNNPIVSNISDFGNSVGISLKSSGQTQELLKLLLENNVKVISFDSANISLNEIFIKLAGSPAKEGLNLA from the coding sequence ATGCCAGCACTTGAAGTTAAGAATCTTACAAAGATATTTGAAAATATCAGGGCGGTTGATAACGCCTCATTTAAAATCCCTGAGGGTTCTATTTTTGGCCTGATAGGCCGGAATGGGGCAGGAAAAACCACGACAATCCGCATGCTTATGAATATCTATATGCCCAATTCCGGAGAGATATTGTTCAGGGGCAGACCGGTTGATCATGAGTTCCGGGCCAGGGTCGGATACCTACCTGAAGAAAGGGGGCTTTATAAAAAGATGAAGGTCCTTGAGACCATCCTTTATTTTGCGGAACTCAAGGGTAAAAAAGGAAAGGATGTCACAAAAAAGGCAAAGGATTATCTTGAAAGATTTGAGCTTTCAGACCGCGCCAATTCAAAGCTTGAAGCCCTTTCAAAGGGTAACCAGCAGAAGGTGCAATTTATTTCCACTATAATTCATGACCCTGATTTTATTGTACTGGACGAACCCTTTTCAGGACTTGACCCGATCAATACAAACCTGCTCAAGGATATAATCCTTGAAAAAAAGAGGGAGGGCAAGGTTATTATCTTTTCCACCCACTTGATGGATTTTGCAGAAAGGCTCTGTGATAACATCGCCATGATCGATAAGGGAAAGATAATTTTAAACGGTGACCTCAATACTATAAAGGCCGATTTTTCAAAGAATAATGTAAAACTAACTTATGAAGGGGATATATTTTTCCTGCACAATAATCCCATAGTAAGTAATATCTCGGATTTCGGTAACAGCGTCGGCATATCGCTTAAAAGCTCCGGCCAGACACAGGAGCTGTTAAAACTACTCCTTGAGAATAATGTAAAGGTGATCAGTTTTGACAGCGCCAATATATCCCTTAACGAGATATTCATTAAACTGGCCGGAAGCCCGGCAAAGGAGGGACTCAACCTTGCCTAA
- a CDS encoding ABC transporter permease, with product MPNYRILAVITRELREKLMSKSFIFMTILMPAIMLIIMGFQALMVLYQGDKGTKIEIVTESAILTEECRKIFSELEFIKEGSWTITYNTVPLKEIKGYVDSKKSELLKELTGIIFIPDKALTDKNVEYYAKIPNKLSVFEKMNGPINNVLIDQYFKEKTLSPEELNFARQSVKFNNFKVSKEEKIEEQGFGNMIFSFVFAFLLYLSLIMTGTMTMSSVMEEKTSKVVEVLLSSVSSKELMAGKIIGSTVTALVQMIIWLSPMIILIATSWIALPVKFKFDIGLGYLVYFLLNFSLGMLIFQGLFAMVGAIFNDPQEAQQGVFPVMFLIMIPFFITFSMLRNPDNQLAVVASYFPFATIIVMPCRYTLVDIPFIYPLISCLINIATLGIIIPIAGKVYRVGILRTGTKPGLKEVMRWVKAKD from the coding sequence TTGCCTAATTATAGAATACTTGCCGTCATAACAAGGGAACTACGTGAAAAACTCATGTCCAAGTCTTTCATATTTATGACCATACTGATGCCGGCGATAATGCTGATCATAATGGGTTTCCAGGCCCTCATGGTGCTTTATCAGGGGGACAAGGGTACCAAGATAGAGATTGTTACTGAGTCCGCTATCCTGACTGAAGAATGCAGGAAGATCTTTTCAGAACTTGAATTTATTAAGGAAGGTTCGTGGACAATCACCTATAATACTGTACCATTGAAGGAAATCAAGGGGTATGTGGACAGTAAAAAGAGTGAACTCCTTAAGGAACTTACCGGCATCATTTTTATCCCTGATAAGGCTTTGACAGATAAGAATGTGGAGTATTATGCCAAAATACCCAATAAACTCTCTGTATTTGAAAAGATGAACGGGCCAATAAACAATGTCCTGATTGATCAGTATTTTAAGGAAAAAACACTTTCACCGGAAGAGCTCAACTTTGCCAGACAATCTGTAAAATTCAACAATTTCAAGGTCTCAAAGGAGGAGAAAATAGAGGAACAGGGCTTTGGCAATATGATATTTTCGTTTGTGTTCGCATTCTTACTCTACCTCAGCCTGATTATGACCGGGACAATGACCATGTCATCTGTCATGGAAGAAAAAACCAGCAAGGTTGTTGAGGTGCTGCTTTCAAGCGTAAGCAGCAAGGAACTGATGGCTGGCAAGATAATAGGCAGCACTGTCACAGCCCTTGTCCAGATGATAATATGGCTATCGCCCATGATCATACTTATTGCGACATCATGGATAGCTTTACCGGTCAAATTCAAATTTGATATTGGCCTGGGTTATCTTGTCTATTTCCTGTTAAATTTTTCTCTGGGCATGTTGATTTTTCAAGGGTTGTTTGCAATGGTTGGGGCTATATTCAATGACCCACAGGAGGCCCAGCAGGGTGTATTTCCGGTAATGTTTCTTATTATGATACCCTTTTTTATTACATTCTCGATGCTGCGAAATCCGGATAACCAGTTGGCTGTTGTAGCATCATACTTCCCCTTTGCAACTATAATAGTTATGCCATGCAGGTATACACTGGTTGACATTCCATTTATTTATCCACTTATCTCATGCCTTATAAATATTGCCACGCTGGGAATAATTATCCCTATTGCGGGCAAGGTATACAGGGTGGGTATCCTGCGGACAGGTACAAAACCGGGCTTAAAAGAGGTTATGAGGTGGGTTAAGGCAAAGGATTAA
- a CDS encoding LUD domain-containing protein: protein MSNINNLLETVNPVIDKVVEALKRRKIKGIAAEDSAHARKLILDIVPEGAVIGIGDSSSVRQIEVVKDLEERGNRVINGFDPDKKIHDLKSHFENGFWPMLEATVCDVFLTGSNAITEDGRIINVDGNGNRIAGMIWGHPITILVMGRNKIVKDLEEGMERVKNVIAPEHLKRKGSPSPCTKTGYCHDCIGPHRACAITGIIESSTPHTKIHVILVDEDLGLSWDRAWPEERINRIISHHEEHMVMCPMPECVFEKGNNDKLWEMARQKRRGSVWS from the coding sequence ATGAGTAATATAAATAACCTTCTGGAAACAGTAAATCCTGTTATTGATAAGGTAGTCGAGGCATTGAAAAGACGCAAAATCAAAGGCATTGCAGCAGAAGATTCAGCCCATGCGAGAAAACTTATATTGGATATTGTTCCGGAGGGTGCAGTAATTGGCATTGGTGACTCATCCAGTGTGAGGCAGATAGAGGTGGTGAAGGACCTTGAAGAACGGGGTAACAGGGTAATAAACGGTTTTGACCCCGATAAAAAGATCCATGACCTGAAATCCCATTTTGAAAACGGCTTCTGGCCAATGCTTGAGGCAACAGTGTGTGATGTATTTCTCACCGGCTCAAATGCCATTACAGAAGATGGCCGTATAATAAATGTAGATGGCAATGGAAACAGGATAGCAGGGATGATCTGGGGGCACCCCATTACCATCCTTGTTATGGGAAGAAACAAGATAGTGAAAGACCTTGAGGAAGGAATGGAGAGGGTGAAAAATGTTATTGCACCTGAACACCTTAAAAGAAAAGGCTCACCATCACCATGTACCAAAACAGGATACTGTCATGACTGTATCGGGCCCCACAGGGCCTGTGCGATAACAGGCATTATCGAATCCAGCACGCCTCATACTAAAATCCATGTTATTCTGGTTGATGAAGACCTTGGATTAAGCTGGGACAGGGCATGGCCGGAAGAAAGAATAAACCGGATAATCAGTCACCATGAAGAACATATGGTTATGTGCCCCATGCCGGAATGTGTTTTTGAAAAGGGTAATAACGATAAACTGTGGGAAATGGCCAGACAGAAAAGACGGGGCAGTGTCTGGTCCTGA
- a CDS encoding HAD family hydrolase, producing the protein MLPKGILFDLDDTIIAYSANSKAIWKEVCGEFSRENHKLEPESLYMTIKEVSSWYWYDPERHRIGRSDLNRARRVILEMVFERLGVDDIPLAHKIGETFQLRKEEGLFLFDGAVDTLEYLVDNNVKLAMMTNGETIKQREKIRRFNLEKYFSVILIEGEQGFGKPDERVFIKALEGLDLRSEECWAVGDNLEWDVAGPQKMGILGIWNDFRKSGLPEDSEVKPDRIVNNIRELIE; encoded by the coding sequence ATGCTGCCTAAAGGAATCTTATTTGATCTTGATGACACGATTATTGCCTACAGCGCCAATTCAAAGGCCATATGGAAAGAGGTATGCGGGGAATTTTCAAGGGAAAACCATAAACTTGAACCCGAATCGCTTTATATGACAATAAAAGAGGTAAGCAGTTGGTACTGGTATGACCCTGAAAGGCACAGGATAGGCCGCAGTGACCTGAACAGGGCGAGAAGGGTAATCTTAGAGATGGTATTTGAAAGACTGGGTGTGGATGATATCCCCCTTGCCCATAAGATCGGCGAGACCTTTCAACTTAGAAAAGAGGAGGGGCTTTTTCTTTTTGATGGGGCTGTTGACACACTGGAATACCTTGTTGATAACAATGTCAAACTGGCCATGATGACAAATGGTGAAACAATAAAACAGAGAGAGAAGATAAGAAGATTTAATCTCGAAAAATATTTTTCAGTAATCCTTATTGAAGGGGAACAGGGCTTTGGTAAACCTGATGAAAGGGTGTTTATCAAGGCCCTTGAGGGGTTGGATCTCCGTTCGGAAGAATGCTGGGCAGTAGGAGATAACCTTGAATGGGATGTGGCAGGCCCGCAGAAGATGGGCATATTAGGCATATGGAATGATTTCAGGAAGAGCGGGCTGCCAGAAGATTCTGAAGTCAAGCCGGACAGGATTGTAAACAACATAAGAGAATTGATTGAATAA
- a CDS encoding potassium/proton antiporter yields MSINLIMIITAIFLVAGVSLSKISEWLGVPVLLLFLGIGMLAGSDGPGGIYFDNAWMSQALGTIALAYILFAGGLDTDIQSVKTVLKPALVLSTLGVLITALITGACVKYALGVTWLKGLLIGSIVSSTDAAAVFAILRSKNVGLKEPLRPLLELESGSNDPMAVFLTIGLIELLKHPGQSMWLLVPLFFQQMIIGLLFGYAMSRLFILIVNRIKLDYEGLYPVLSLGWVLLTYGVTAVLGGSGFLAVYIAGIMQGELEFAHKKSSIRFHDGVSWLMQIVLFLTLGLLVFPKQLIPVTGAGLLISFFLIFVARPVSVLIGLSFSRFDLKEKALISWVGLRGSVPIVLATFPLQAGFDNDHFIFNLVFFIVITSVLLQGTTIPYFARLLKVDAPLVRKRSHPIDFESSSMLNMQLEEIIVPFGSKAINKPIFELGFPKDSLITLIARNDTYITPRGDTTLEEGDVLLTLVSRESFPKVHSILYKGNVKD; encoded by the coding sequence ATGTCCATCAATCTAATCATGATTATAACGGCGATTTTTCTTGTCGCCGGTGTTAGTCTGAGTAAAATCTCTGAGTGGTTAGGGGTGCCTGTCCTTTTATTATTTCTAGGGATTGGAATGTTGGCAGGTTCTGATGGTCCTGGTGGTATTTATTTCGATAACGCATGGATGAGTCAAGCGCTGGGGACAATTGCTCTGGCCTACATCTTGTTCGCAGGTGGATTGGACACAGATATTCAGTCGGTGAAGACAGTTCTGAAACCTGCGCTTGTGTTGTCTACCCTGGGCGTCTTAATAACCGCTCTTATCACCGGAGCATGCGTGAAATACGCTCTGGGTGTTACGTGGTTGAAAGGTCTTTTAATCGGATCAATCGTCTCTTCAACGGATGCAGCCGCGGTTTTTGCCATTCTTCGCTCAAAAAATGTGGGATTAAAGGAGCCGCTAAGACCACTATTAGAGCTTGAATCAGGCAGCAATGACCCCATGGCGGTCTTTCTCACCATCGGGCTTATTGAATTGCTCAAGCATCCCGGTCAGTCGATGTGGTTATTGGTTCCCCTCTTTTTCCAGCAAATGATAATCGGGCTCTTGTTCGGTTATGCTATGAGCAGACTGTTTATCCTGATTGTAAACCGTATAAAGCTGGATTATGAAGGTTTATATCCTGTCCTGAGCTTAGGCTGGGTATTATTGACATATGGAGTGACCGCAGTGCTTGGAGGCAGCGGATTTCTAGCGGTTTACATAGCCGGTATAATGCAGGGAGAGCTTGAGTTTGCTCATAAAAAAAGCTCCATCCGCTTTCACGACGGGGTGTCATGGCTCATGCAGATCGTTCTGTTCCTGACTTTGGGGCTCCTCGTTTTTCCAAAGCAGCTTATTCCTGTAACAGGGGCGGGCTTATTGATTTCTTTCTTCTTAATATTTGTTGCCCGCCCTGTCAGCGTATTAATAGGGCTCAGCTTTTCACGATTTGATCTAAAAGAAAAAGCATTGATCTCATGGGTCGGCCTCCGTGGATCAGTTCCCATAGTTTTGGCTACCTTTCCGCTTCAGGCCGGGTTTGATAATGATCATTTCATCTTTAATTTGGTTTTTTTTATCGTTATAACCTCAGTATTATTACAGGGTACAACCATCCCGTATTTTGCACGCCTGCTGAAGGTAGATGCACCTTTGGTCCGTAAACGTTCCCATCCGATTGATTTTGAAAGTTCCAGCATGCTGAATATGCAGCTTGAAGAAATAATTGTCCCTTTTGGATCAAAAGCGATTAATAAACCGATATTTGAACTGGGGTTTCCAAAAGACAGTCTTATCACATTGATCGCCCGGAATGATACTTACATCACCCCTCGTGGAGATACGACACTTGAAGAGGGGGATGTGTTACTGACACTTGTCAGCCGTGAAAGTTTCCCAAAGGTTCACAGCATATTATATAAAGGAAACGTAAAAGATTAA
- a CDS encoding CoA activase, producing MDRLSDKNSSKGLFIGIDAGSVSINSVVMDSDKNIIHESAYLRHFGRVEEAVHDILMDAYRQFGHENIRAVAFTGNHGEQINSRLNGFYEYETICQVMGVLHVVPSARSIISMGGQDTALFMIGSESGGGFNLEHFSTNGPCASGTGSFIDQQAQRLATSIYDKKKSVKDHDIDRVLSDFIALGFKSDRPSHVACRCTVFTKSDMIHLQNRGERLENIIYGLHLGNARNYISTIVSSRRLNDPIVFIGGLSMNELQVKAFRQYFPGLTVPGYNTSTGAIGVALQAISKGITNSITPEDLMSHKWGNQDSFITAPGLEIKKTHFDEDNSVRAVLTGKDIPAYLGLDIGSTTTKYAIINDNGDIIHKAYIHTRGKPIEVTQTLLQTIRDEADKRIILKGIATTGSGRNVVGDFLNADLIIDEITAHANGAIAIDREIDTIFEIGGQDAKYISITNSHPLDFDMNKVCAAGTGSFLHELANKYGINIAGEFQEIALSAKKPVKLAERCTVFMESDLVSYHQKGAAKEDLIAGLCYAIAHNYLNRVVGKRRIGKRIMFLGGPSLNKGVVAAFENILGQGLIVPRHREVLGAYGAALKIKEQMISSEKGESHFRGLDNCINDRMDYTEKVCMADPSCHNQCKLKIYDFDGRRSVWGGECGRYEITKGAGKKEVNFFRQRDDIWEKYVAGLYDVIKDEPIVEVDGRPTIGIQRSLYTMQTAIMWVHFFDHLGFRPVFTSPTDNHIAAAGIEAMTAETCFPVKVSHGHVKALIGKTRYLFLPVLINMETISADEKGFYCPLVQANKYMVNAALNIDKNTLIGPVLHLKNDPSTLAVELSEQISGQIRRSLSEIREALFYAIKRQKAFTEEIHNAGREILKEHDPNQPLIIVTGRPYNLYDERLNLRIGQNLSKIGIKALPMDYIDVSGIDLTDFPNMYWGQGSRILRTAKYIKATPSLFGLHLTNFSCGADSFVEHFYRHVMGEKPSLILELDEHSAVAGVMTRLEAYKNVVENVIAKLSSRVEKRLKIVM from the coding sequence ATGGACCGGTTATCAGATAAAAACAGTTCAAAGGGCCTGTTTATTGGCATTGATGCAGGGTCAGTCAGCATCAATTCGGTTGTCATGGATAGTGATAAAAATATCATTCATGAATCCGCTTACCTCCGGCATTTCGGCAGGGTGGAAGAGGCTGTGCATGATATCCTTATGGATGCGTACAGGCAGTTCGGGCATGAAAACATAAGGGCAGTCGCATTTACCGGCAATCATGGTGAACAGATCAATAGCAGGCTGAATGGGTTCTATGAGTATGAGACCATATGCCAGGTGATGGGGGTGCTCCATGTTGTGCCATCTGCCAGGTCAATAATCAGCATGGGTGGCCAGGATACCGCCCTTTTCATGATCGGTAGTGAATCAGGAGGAGGTTTTAACCTTGAACACTTCAGCACAAACGGCCCCTGCGCATCAGGGACAGGCTCATTTATTGATCAGCAGGCCCAGAGGTTAGCCACATCAATATATGATAAAAAAAAGAGTGTGAAAGACCATGATATAGACAGGGTGCTTTCTGATTTTATTGCGCTTGGTTTTAAGAGTGACAGACCTTCACACGTTGCATGCAGGTGCACTGTATTTACAAAGTCTGACATGATACACCTCCAGAACAGGGGTGAAAGGCTTGAAAATATCATATATGGCCTGCATCTTGGTAATGCCCGAAACTATATAAGCACAATAGTCTCAAGCCGCAGGCTCAATGACCCTATCGTCTTTATCGGCGGCCTCTCCATGAATGAGCTTCAGGTAAAGGCATTCAGACAGTATTTTCCAGGCCTGACAGTCCCGGGGTACAACACCTCAACGGGAGCCATAGGGGTGGCGCTCCAGGCGATAAGTAAAGGCATAACGAACAGTATAACGCCTGAAGATCTAATGTCACATAAATGGGGGAATCAGGACAGCTTTATCACCGCTCCCGGGCTTGAGATAAAGAAGACCCATTTTGATGAAGATAATTCAGTAAGGGCGGTGCTCACAGGAAAGGATATCCCTGCATATCTTGGCCTTGATATAGGTTCAACAACAACCAAGTATGCCATCATTAACGATAATGGAGATATCATACACAAGGCATATATACACACCAGGGGTAAACCCATTGAGGTTACGCAGACGCTTCTTCAAACCATCAGGGATGAGGCGGATAAGAGGATCATACTTAAAGGGATTGCCACTACAGGATCAGGCCGTAATGTTGTGGGTGACTTTCTTAACGCTGACCTTATCATAGATGAGATAACCGCCCATGCAAACGGGGCGATAGCAATAGACCGTGAAATAGATACTATATTTGAGATAGGCGGTCAGGATGCCAAATATATTTCCATAACAAACAGCCATCCACTTGATTTTGACATGAACAAGGTCTGCGCTGCCGGCACCGGAAGCTTTCTGCATGAGCTTGCTAACAAATACGGGATCAATATTGCTGGCGAATTTCAGGAGATTGCCCTTTCCGCCAAAAAGCCTGTAAAGCTTGCTGAGAGGTGCACAGTGTTTATGGAGTCGGACCTTGTGAGTTATCATCAGAAGGGAGCTGCAAAGGAGGATCTGATTGCAGGGCTCTGTTATGCCATTGCCCATAATTACCTGAACAGGGTGGTGGGAAAACGCAGGATCGGTAAAAGGATAATGTTTCTTGGGGGCCCTTCCCTGAACAAGGGTGTTGTTGCTGCCTTTGAAAATATTTTAGGGCAGGGACTCATTGTGCCCAGGCACAGGGAGGTTTTAGGCGCATATGGCGCTGCCCTGAAGATAAAAGAGCAGATGATCTCCAGTGAAAAAGGAGAGAGCCATTTCAGGGGGCTTGATAACTGCATCAATGACCGGATGGATTATACCGAAAAGGTCTGCATGGCAGACCCCTCATGCCATAATCAGTGCAAGCTCAAGATATATGACTTTGACGGCAGGAGGAGTGTCTGGGGCGGGGAGTGCGGCAGATATGAAATAACAAAAGGCGCCGGTAAGAAAGAGGTAAATTTTTTCAGGCAGAGGGATGATATCTGGGAAAAATATGTAGCAGGTCTTTATGATGTAATTAAGGATGAGCCCATAGTGGAGGTTGATGGAAGGCCGACCATAGGGATACAGAGGTCTCTTTACACTATGCAGACCGCTATCATGTGGGTCCATTTCTTTGATCACCTCGGATTCAGGCCTGTATTTACATCGCCAACCGATAATCATATTGCTGCCGCAGGTATTGAGGCTATGACCGCTGAGACATGCTTCCCGGTAAAGGTTTCACACGGCCATGTGAAGGCCCTTATTGGAAAGACCAGGTACCTGTTCCTGCCTGTACTCATCAACATGGAAACCATCTCTGCTGATGAAAAGGGGTTTTACTGCCCGCTTGTACAGGCGAATAAATATATGGTAAATGCGGCCCTTAATATAGATAAAAATACTTTGATAGGCCCGGTTCTGCACCTTAAGAATGACCCGTCCACGCTTGCAGTGGAACTTAGCGAGCAGATTTCAGGGCAGATCAGAAGGTCTCTTTCAGAGATAAGGGAGGCACTCTTTTATGCAATAAAACGCCAGAAGGCATTTACAGAGGAGATTCATAATGCAGGCAGGGAGATATTAAAAGAACATGATCCGAATCAACCGCTGATCATTGTAACAGGCAGACCCTATAACCTGTATGATGAAAGGTTAAACCTGAGGATCGGGCAGAATCTCTCTAAAATCGGCATTAAGGCGCTTCCAATGGATTATATAGATGTATCAGGTATTGACCTTACCGATTTTCCCAACATGTACTGGGGACAGGGGAGCAGGATATTAAGAACAGCCAAATATATAAAGGCAACCCCCAGCCTTTTCGGCCTTCACCTAACCAACTTCAGCT
- a CDS encoding radical SAM protein, translated as MARIFGPVPSRRLGLSLGIDLVPCKTCSYNCIYCEVGRTTDLITEPSSFINIAETVKELEEVISKSPPDVITLAGSGEPTLNLDIGVLISEIKKITKIPLTLLTNGSLLWKEEVRERCMGVDIILPTLSSVFKKTHDMIHRPHPGLDLDRIIHGLTETRRLFKKGYYLEVVLLKGINDSDEELSGLKKAIGDIAPDRVQLNTVVRPPAETNALPLSQERLEEIKRYLGGNTEIIAPSPIKGRGKISDSRAERIFEMVRRRPVTIDDISNALNISRAETEQMVKGLMIKGIILEQRHGDNLFYTSK; from the coding sequence GTGGCACGCATCTTCGGTCCGGTCCCGTCAAGGAGACTCGGGCTTTCATTAGGCATAGATCTTGTCCCATGCAAGACATGCAGCTACAACTGCATCTACTGCGAGGTAGGCAGGACCACTGACCTTATTACAGAGCCATCCTCCTTTATCAATATAGCGGAAACAGTTAAAGAGCTTGAGGAGGTCATATCAAAGAGCCCGCCTGATGTGATAACCCTTGCTGGTTCAGGTGAGCCGACACTTAATCTTGATATAGGGGTCTTGATTTCTGAGATAAAAAAGATTACAAAAATACCCTTGACCCTGCTCACAAACGGTTCGCTCCTCTGGAAAGAGGAGGTAAGGGAAAGATGCATGGGCGTTGATATCATCCTGCCAACGCTCTCTTCGGTTTTTAAAAAGACACATGATATGATCCACAGGCCGCACCCCGGTCTTGACCTTGACAGGATCATACATGGCCTCACGGAGACAAGGAGGCTCTTTAAAAAGGGATATTATCTTGAGGTGGTGCTGCTTAAAGGGATAAATGACAGCGATGAGGAGCTTTCCGGGCTTAAAAAGGCCATAGGGGATATAGCGCCTGACAGGGTACAGCTCAATACGGTTGTAAGGCCCCCTGCTGAAACGAACGCACTTCCTTTGAGCCAGGAGAGGCTTGAAGAGATAAAGAGGTACCTTGGAGGCAATACAGAGATCATTGCCCCATCACCCATAAAGGGCAGGGGGAAGATATCAGATTCAAGGGCAGAAAGGATTTTTGAGATGGTAAGAAGACGCCCTGTAACTATTGATGATATCTCAAATGCCCTGAATATCAGCCGGGCGGAAACCGAACAGATGGTTAAAGGGCTTATGATAAAGGGCATTATTCTGGAACAGAGACATGGAGATAATCTGTTCTACACTTCAAAATAA